In the genome of Gymnogyps californianus isolate 813 chromosome 23, ASM1813914v2, whole genome shotgun sequence, the window ACAAAGGAGTTTGGGGTCCGTAGGGCTGTCGTGGCTCTTGACCCTGGAGGTATGCCGGGATTCACGGGCAGCCGGTAGAGCCAAGCCGTGGCCGGCGGAGCGAAAGCAGAAACTCACCCCCAGCCTTGTCCCCCCCTTGCAGCGCGTCTTCCCCTACATCTCGGCCATGGTGAACAACGGCTCCCTCACCTACGACCACGACCGGGACGGGCGACCGACGGAATTAGGGGGCTGCACGGCCATGGTGCGCAACCTCAACCACGACACCTTCCTGGTGATCCGCTACGTGAAGAGGAGACTGACGGTGAGTGCCGCTTGCCGGGGCAGAGCGGGTGGCGGGGCCGTGGTGGGGGCTAAGGgtgctgcttctttctcagGTGTTGATCGATATCGACGGTAAGCACGAGTGGAGAGACTGCATCGATGTGCCAGGCGTGCGCTTGCCCCGCGGCTACTACTTTGGGACTTCTTCTGTCACCGGAGACCTGTCAGGTACTGCCCCGGCGTCCCCAGCCTTGTTTCCCAAGCGGCTCTAGCAGCTCCTGCGCAGCTTTGGGTGTCTGGAGGTGCAGCTGGATACCCGGTGGGGCTTACAGAAGCATGTGAGGACCTTTCCATGCTTCAAACACCCTTGAGCTGTGAGCGGGAGCCTTGGTTTTTATCTTGCAGCAGCTCCTGAGGAGCCAAAAGCCTGGTCCGGGTGCACCGCTCCCCCGAGCGCTTTGTCTAGGCACCGCTTCCCACTTTCCTTGAGCTCCCTGTGGGCCCACGCCCCGACCTCAGCCAGCCTCTTTTAACGACACACGGCGGCGAAGTGGCTGGCTCAGCGGCTGTACCGGCTCAGCCGGAGGGTCTGTCTCCAAAACATGCGCCTTGGGAGGAGTAAAAACAGGATGAgcgctgaaaaaaaaaaaaaatctcgcTGTACTCCTGTCGTAACCCGAGGTGCCTGGGTTAGCCCCGAGGGCAGCGCTGAAAAGAACTGCCTTTGCTGCAAACGCCCCGGGCGTTTCAGCCAAGCCACGGTGCTTGCTCCTGCTCTCTGACTCTCTCTGGGACACGCCTGGGTGTATTTCGCTTTGGATTTTGTAGCCCGAGAGCTATCGCCCGCCCGTTATTGAGGGAAGGACCAGCCAGGTCCGCCTGGAGACGGTGGTGCAACATGGGCCAACGTAACTCAGGTTTTGCGGAGAGCTAAAGCCCTCCGCCTTCCTCAGCATAATACTTCTCTCCCGGCGCTGGTCGAGGTGCCGTGAGGCCTGACGTTACCCCGCTGTGCCTCGTTCGGCAGGTTTTAAGCCCGATTTGAGTTATGCCTCTACAAAAGCGCATTGATGGCCGGTGTCTGGGTCCATTGTTGGCTCCAACAAAagttccttttctctctcagatCTCTGCCCAGTGCCcggggagcaggcaggctggcgTGGAGCGCTCGCCTTCTCCCACTAATAACTCCGCCATCACGAGCAAAGGAAGTAGGGCCACGTGAGGTCGATTGCTAACACGTTCCCTTCGGGTGGCCGAGCGGTTTCGAGTCAGATGATCTCCCGGTCTGGgctgttgtttttcagtttaagtAGCTTAAAGGTTCCTGTTGGCAGAGGGCCCTGCGCTGGGGCGCAGCTCTCGGCCCGGCGTAGACCCTGACCTGCGGAGGTGAGTTTTCCTCCCTTGGGAGGGGAGAGCCAGCACCTTTTGCCCCAAGTGATAGCATCCCACGGCGCTGCCTGTGGCACTCGAATCCCTGGCCAGAGCCATATTTATCGGTGCTGCCTCGGGAcacctttctgctctgcttcccagacAACCACGACATCATTTCGCTGAAGCTTTACCAGCTGACGGTGGAGCGAACGCCGGAGGAGGAGAAGCGGGACAGAGAAGTCTATCTGCCGGTCGTGGACAACCTGAAGCTGCCGGGAAGTGAGTAGGAGCTGCCGGCCTCACGCGGGGGGAAGGTGGAACCGGGCAGGGATTTGGGGGGGACTTGTAGGGTTGTGGAGCTGTGGTGCTTGCGGAGCAGAAATCACGTCATCTCGCCAGCAAACCAGCCGAGCTCCAGCTGGAATCGGGAGGTCCGTGCCCCGTTCCTCCCACCGACGGTTTTCTCGCCCGCTCTGCGACGCAACCGGCGTCGCAGCCCGGCTCCGTTTGGCGTGGGCGTCGCGGTCAGCAGTGCTCGCCCTCGGAGAAgtgctgctttcctggaggaCCCCGGCCTGTCAGGCTAAGCGTGTCCGCTCCGCTTTGGTCGTGCCGTGACTAAAATGGGGTGTGCTGGTCCACTGGAAGCTCATGGAGGTTTGAACCTCGATGGTGTCGTCTCCCCTCCAGAAATCCCACCGCAGACGCGTCCACGAGCCCCTTGTGTGCCCTGAGGTCTCATGGCTGGAGCCCTTAAGATGAGCTGGGCCCGAAAACTTTGGGAAGCCAAACCCTGGGGTGCTGTGAGCCTGGCAGGGTGTGCGTGGGGTTACCAGCCTGTCGGTGTGGGGCGGTTAAACCCCCCAGTGCAGGCAAATCTCAGCTAGGTTTTGGGGCACTGGGCTCTCTGGGGGCTCACgggctgtttttcttcctctgtcacGCAGTGGAGGCACCGCTGGAGCCCATGAGTGGCCTGGCTCTCTTCTTAATCGTCTTCTTCTCCCTCGTTGCCATCGTTTTCGCCATCGTCATTGGAGTCATCGTCTACAACAagtggcaggagcagagccgAAAACACTTCTATTGACTTGGGAACCCCGCCGGGATGGCCCGGTGCTAGTCCTTGCTAGCCACATCCCGACTCCCACCCATCCCAGACTGCCCAGAGCGTGATGGACCGACCCTCACCGCAGGGACCCTCGTGTCCCCCAAAAACCCCAGCGGGGACGGCTGCCGTTTCTTCGCGGGCTCCAGAACTCCCATGTCGCTCCCGGTGGGAGCGGGGATCCCCAGCGTGGCGTGCGATGGACTGGGAACCGAGCGCCGCGGCGACGGACCTGCCGTCTCCCGAAGGACCTTTGCTTTGTGAGTTGTTTAGGAGGACGGGCTGTGCCGCGGGGCGCCGGCGGCGCTGAGCCGTGTCTCTGCCGTACGGGGAGCCCCAACGTGGGCAGAAGTCGCCACCTCGGCTGTGAAATCCCGGCTGAGAGGGATGCCAGCGAGCGAGGCCTGGCCGAGCGCCTGCTTTCCTCGCCAGATTCCTACGGTAACCTGTTGCAGCGTTACCAGTAATCCTCGCAACCCCTTGTCTCAAGCAATTTCATCTCCAGGAGGGATTTTCCAAGCGATTCATCCTGCTCCGGCTGCTTTCCATCACCTGCTTTAGGCTGTTTTTGGAGACCggactgcttttctttgtactttGAAATCCCCCGCCGCCGTGCAACCCCTCTCTGCCCCGCTAGTTGCCGGAGTTTGGTGTTTTGGGGCAAGAGTTGCTGACGGTTTTCCCCGGCAGTGAGGTAGGTGAAGCCGGGAACCTTCCTGGCTGCCAGACTCATCCCTTGGGGAGCAGCCGGTCCCCTCCGCGAAGCCAACGTGGGGCAGCCCCTCGCTGCAAACCCCTCCTCGGTTCGGGGTGTAACGCCGGGTTCCCCACTTTTAATAACCGTTTGCTGCCGAGTCTCGGGGCTCGGCCCCTCTCCCCGTTCCGTAGGGCTGCCGCCGAGCGTGCCATCGCCTCGGCACGCCTCCCGTCCCGGCGCGGCCTCCTCCACCGGTGCTGTTTGCATGTCGTGTCGTGGCTTCTGGCAGCTTTTCCCCTCAGTGCTCGCTGCATCCCGGGGCCGCTCCGAGGAGGAGCTGAGCCTCGTGGGGTGATTCCCCTGCTTCTCGGAGCCGGAGTTCTCGCTGCCTTTCAGGGAGTCGTAGTTTATTCCTACCTCAGGGACTGCTTTGGTCAATGATTTCGCTCCGTTTCTCTCGCCGGTCGTCGCAGCCGCCTTCGCCCCTGGGGGGCTCCGTCGATCGCTTGCAAGGTGATGGCACGGAGGGTGCGGGGTCCCCAGGGGGATCCAGGAGAGGGAGACAGTAGGTCAGTTTGTCCCAGGGGAGTCTTAGTGGCTCTGGGGACATCAAGATGGCAAATTTGCCACCTTGCCAGCCCCATCATTGGCAGCACCCTCCTCGACGGTGTCCTGGGGAGCTGTGTCCTTGTCCCACTGCTTTCCAGGACACTCGCACCCAGGAGGGAGCCCCGGGGGGGTCCCAGTGgtagctggggcagggggacacACGTGTGGCCGGCGGTTTTGCGGCAGGATGCTGTCGCCGGGGTAGGTGGGAGCTTTTTTCAAGTGCCCAATGCTGGTTGTGGCGTGACAGGACagtttttctggtgttttgCCTCTTTTTGCCTGATAACCAGGAGTGAAACGTGCGTGCCTCTCCCTGGAGCTGTAACTGGTGTCTTGGAATAAACtttgggggggtgtgtgtgacATGGCCGTGCTCCTTGTCACCGCCGAGTCCCCTGAATACAGCGTTTCCTCCCCAAACCGATGTCAGGGGCCATGTCCCAGTGCCGTGGGGCTCCCCAAAATGGAGTAGCTCCTTTGTCGGTGCCCCCCCCCTGCCACCAGCCCATGGAGTTGGGGACGATGCTTTGACCGTTACTGGATGCGACTTTATTAAAGAGGTGACACAGATGGGTGGCATCCCCTCGGCGCTCCCCGGGGATTGCCACATCAGGGCTTGCCCGCGCCGGCTGCGGAACGCTCGCCGCCGGTAAGGTGCAAGCTCTGGAGAGGGTTAACCAGCTTCATGGCCAAATAACCCTGcgaggagggagagaggggagctCAGGGTGGGGGGGCTTCACAGCCGGTGAGGGGGGGGATTGGGGGGGAATTGGGGGGGGCCGTGCCCCCCCGCGCTCACCGGGGCGGCGTAGATGAAGGCGAGGAGCAGGgcgaggagcagcagcagcgccagCCCCAGGCTGATCCGGCAGCGGTGTTGCCGCCAGACGCCGTAACGCAGGCTGCGCAGCGgtgcctgcagccacaggaaGGACCACTCGGGCCGCCTGCGGGTGACACCCACCTCAGGCACCCCGTGTCCCCCTTCCTCTCAccacccccctgccctgcaccccaCGGGGGGGACGAGCCGCTCTCCCCCGGGGACTCACACGGGTGCCGGGAGCGTTGGGTACATGTTGGGATCCTCCGGCCTTTCCCCGCCGGCCGCTCTTCCGCCTCCTTTGCTGTCAGCAGCTCCAGGCTCAGCTCCAGCTTACCCTGGaggggggcggtggggggaaGTGGGGTGCAGGGTCTGTGTGTGTCCCCCCAACCCGTCATCGCTGTCCCCCACTATCCCGGTGTCTGTCCCCCCCCTGTCACCTACCGAGAGGCGCCGCTTGCCCCCCTCCTGCACCGTGCAGGGCCACCACCCCCTCGCCCGTCTCTGCCGGAAAAGGGAGAGCCGGGAGGGGGCCCGTGCCCCCCGCCAGGGCCAGGGGCTTTGGGGGGTCCCCTGCGGCGTTGGGGTGCAGTCCTGGGAGCGCTGGGCCGGCAGTGGCAGCCTGGTGAGCTCCAGCTCCAGGACGCCTGTGGGGAAAAACCGAGGTGGGGGTCAGCTGGCTGTTACCCATGGGTGTCCCCTGTCACCTGTGGGTGTCCCCTGTCACCTGTGGGTGTCCCCCACCCTGCTGGGGGACACAGGGCAGGGAAACTGAGTCTTACCCAGAAAATCATCGGCCGAAAACTTGTCGTTGTCCCACACTTGGAGGATGAGCTTGGGGGGCACCTTCAGCACCGTCTCATCCAGGCTCCAGAAATGCTCCTGCcgtggcggggaggggggaaaggggggtGTCACGCTTGTCCCCTGTATGTCCcccccaccagcaccaccacccTGGGGTGCCCCTCGCCTTCCGGGGCAGGACGCAGAGCTGTTCGGCCGCCAGATACTCGAAGGAGAAGACGAAACGCCAGTTGAAGCCCCCGTCCCCCTGCAGCGAGCGGTAATGCACGTCCGTCCTCTGCCGCTGCTCCTCCAGCCCGTCCAGCCACCTGCCGTGCCACCCGGAGCCAGGGGACGCTGCCGTCGGCCCTTGTCCCCAGCCCCGCTGTCACCTCCCCGTGGGGAGGGGACACGGTGGTGGCCTTGGCTCACCCGGTGACGTAGATGTCACTCATCCGTTGCCCCGCCAGGTTGGTGTCCCCCAGGTCCACGTCCCGCGTGTTCCAGACCACGCAGCGCAGCTCGTACCtcggggcgagggggggggaCAAGGACGTGTcaccttctctccttccctggggT includes:
- the LMAN2L gene encoding VIP36-like protein, which translates into the protein MAAAGRWRAGLALLAVALGLGGPRAEQTEEHLKREHSLSKPYQGVGSASSGLWDLLGNAMVMTHYIRLTPDVQSKQGAIWNRVPCYLRDWEMQVHFKIHGQGKKNLNGDGFAIWYTKDRMQPGPVFGSKDNFLGLGVFVDTYPNEEKQQERVFPYISAMVNNGSLTYDHDRDGRPTELGGCTAMVRNLNHDTFLVIRYVKRRLTVLIDIDGKHEWRDCIDVPGVRLPRGYYFGTSSVTGDLSDNHDIISLKLYQLTVERTPEEEKRDREVYLPVVDNLKLPGMEAPLEPMSGLALFLIVFFSLVAIVFAIVIGVIVYNKWQEQSRKHFY